One Ficedula albicollis isolate OC2 chromosome 15, FicAlb1.5, whole genome shotgun sequence genomic window carries:
- the TRMT2A gene encoding tRNA (uracil-5-)-methyltransferase homolog A, translating into MAEEGERCDPERATAAAAEAGDGAEPDSRAGEDPAESPDVYRYIKGDLFTSEIYKVEIQNLPKYIGFNDVKKFLAKYGLSPHKIKLFGKQTFAFVTFKSEEERDKAMRVLHGALWKSRHLSVRLAKPKADPIAKKRKQEEDSEQGEAKRAAPCGEEPLSKRIADVVTPLWNVPYEEQLAQKKQECEQVLQRLTKEIGNNNRALLPWLFLQKQKFNKLCCPVEGVKASPLQTGYRNKCEFLIGIGVNQEDKTVGCRLGKYKGGTCAVVEPFDTIHIPAIAKKVVKAFQDYIRSTPYCVYSPETYEGHWKQLTVRTSRSGHIMAIAYFNPQKLSKEELADLKISLAKYFTEGMGKSSGVTSLYFVEEGQRKSPNIEDLPLEHVAGDKYIYEELLGLKFRISPHAFFQVNTQAAEVLYTAIGEWAQLSQESTVLDICCGTGTIGISLAKRVKKVIGIELCQEAVQDAKANAQINELNNIEFYCGKAEDIVPSLMNVLAPQNLITIVDPPRAGLHSKVILALRRAEHLKKLIYVSCNPRAAMNNFVDLCRAPSNRVKGASFRPVRAMAVDLFPQTRHCELLIFFERVEYANGSSAAAAPAASESTAAACGAEGVHGISPEAGEGSQAAAGHGDCSPRGGSP; encoded by the exons ATGGCGGAGGAAGGCGAGCGCTGCGA ccccgagcgcGCCACGGCTGCCGCGGCGGAGGCTGGAGATGGGGCTGAGCCCGATAGCCGGGCCGGGGAAGACCCCGCGGAGAGCCCCGACGTATACAGATACATTAAGGGAGACTTGTTCACCTCCGAGATCTATAAAGTAGAGATACAGAACCTGCCCAAATACATTGGGTTTAACGATGTGAAAAAGTTCCTAGCCAAGTACGGGCTCAGTCCGCACAAGATAAAACTCTTCGGGAAGCAGACGTTCGCCTTCGTGACGTTCAAGAGCGAGGAGGAGCGGGACAAGGCCATGCGGGTGCTGCACGGCGCGCTCTGGAAGAGCCGCCACCTCAGCGTGCGCCTGGCCAAGCCCAAAGCCGACCCCATCGCCAAGAAGAGGAAGCAAGAAGAGGATTCGGAGCAGGGAGAGGCGAAGCGTGCGGCTCCCTGCGGAGAGGAGCCTCTGAGCAAGCGGATCGCGGATGTGGTGACCCCGCTGTGGAACGTGCCCTACGAGGAGCAGCTGGCCCAGAAGAAGCAGGAGTGCGAACAAGTGCTGCAGAGGCTGACAAA GGAAATAGGAAATAACAACAGAGCTTTATTACCCTGGTTGttcctgcagaagcagaagtTTAATAAATTATGCTGCCCAGTGGAGGGAGTGAAAGCATCACCCTTACAG ACTGGATATCGCAACAAATGTGAGTTCTTGATTGGGATTGGTGTAAATCAAGAAGACAAAACTGTGGGTTGTCGTCTTGGCAAATATAAGGGTGGTACATGTGCTGTAGTGGAGCCATTTGATACTATTCATATTCCTGCTATTGCCAAAAAAGTAGTAAAAGCTTTCCAAGACTACATAAG GTCAACCCCTTACTGCGTGTACAGCCCCGAAACCTACGAAGGGCACTGGAAACAGCTCACGGTGCGCACCAGCCGCAGCGGCCACATCATGGCAATCGCTTATTTCAATCCTCAG AAATTGAGTAAAGAAGAGCTAGCTGACCTGAAAATCTCTCTGGCAAAATACTTCACAGAAGGGATGGGAAAGAGCAGTGGTGTTACTTCCCTGTACTTTGTGGAGGAAGGACAGAG GAAATCTCCCAATATAGAAGACTTGCCTTTGGAGCATGTGGCTGGTGATAAGTACATATATGAAGAACTCCTCGGCCTAAAATTTAGAATTTCTCCTCATGCATTTTTTCAA GTGAACACACAAGCTGCAGAAGTGTTGTACACTGCCATTGGGGAGTGGGCACAACTGAGCCAAGAGAGCACCGTGCTGGACATCTGTTGTGGGACAGGAACCATTGGGATTTCTTTAGCAAAG AGAGTGAAGAAGGTAATTGGAATTGAGCTCTGCCAAGAAGCTGTGCAGGATGCCAAAGCAAACGCCCAGATTAATG aaCTGAATAATATTGAATTTTATTGTGGGAAGGCAGAAGATATTGTTCCTTCTCTAATGAATGTTTTAGCTCCTCAGAACCTGATCACGATTGTAGACCCACCACGAGCAGGCCTGC ATTCCAAGGTAATTCTTGCCCTTAGAAGAGCTGAACATCTGAAGAAGCTCATCTATGTCTCCTGCAATCCCAGAGCGGCAATGAATAACTTTGTGGA CCTGTGCCGGGCCCCTTCCAACAGGGTGAAAGGAGCCTCGTTCCGGCCCGTGAGAGCCATGGCTGTGGATCTGTTCCCGCAGACCAGGCACTGTGAGTTACTGATCTTCTTTGAGAGGGTGGAGTACGCCAAcggcagctctgcagcagcagcccctgctgccagcgagagcacagcagcagcgtGTGGGGCTGAGGGTGTGCATGGCATCAGCCCAGAGGCCGGGGAGGggagccaggcagctgctggccatGGAGACTGCAGTCCAAGAGGGGGCTCACCTTAA